From the genome of Bifidobacterium asteroides, one region includes:
- a CDS encoding AbrB family transcriptional regulator, whose translation MTNPQDQPETESSSAGKPYEALTVFYERLRHSTDTAELHEFARSPLPDRSDQAAFSRFTALLEAVAGNEHTPVEDRVYLAQTMPFPNILVKLSQDSNAEVRRAVAANKDDKNWLAGLLTKDEDAGVRAAALTNPMTSWKMRLEGAQDERTDADTLDFLGALGTRDEQDAPHVLAAMVRRAVALNPNTGQATLDALRKDLDGQVARAAASR comes from the coding sequence ATGACCAATCCCCAGGACCAACCGGAAACCGAATCATCGTCAGCCGGCAAGCCCTACGAGGCTCTGACCGTTTTCTATGAACGGCTCAGGCACTCTACGGATACAGCTGAGCTGCACGAATTCGCCCGCAGTCCCCTGCCCGACAGGTCCGACCAGGCCGCCTTCTCCCGCTTTACGGCACTGCTGGAGGCTGTGGCCGGTAACGAGCACACGCCGGTGGAGGACAGGGTCTACCTGGCGCAGACCATGCCCTTCCCCAATATTTTGGTTAAGCTCTCCCAGGATTCCAACGCAGAGGTCCGTCGGGCGGTGGCCGCCAACAAGGACGACAAAAACTGGCTGGCCGGTCTGCTCACCAAGGACGAGGACGCCGGAGTCAGGGCTGCAGCGCTGACCAACCCCATGACATCCTGGAAGATGCGCCTGGAAGGTGCACAGGACGAGCGCACCGACGCTGACACCCTGGACTTTCTAGGAGCTCTCGGCACTCGCGATGAGCAGGATGCCCCACATGTGCTGGCCGCCATGGTGCGCCGAGCCGTGGCCCTGAATCCCAACACCGGGCAGGCCACCCTTGATGCCTTGCGCAAGGACCTGGACGGGCAGGTGGCACGGGCGGCGGCCTCCCGATGA
- the dinB gene encoding DNA polymerase IV, translated as MSTAPRLAAAKKDWGHDETGCTVLHIDMDAFYASCEVARHPQLQGRPVIIGTGRRSVVSAASYEARAFGINSAMPLARARRLCPQGIFLPVDMAYYRGISRRIFDTVFSRITDQIEQVSVDECYMDASGALMRWGMPTAIAQWIRASVARQFHVTCSVGIATNKLVAKMASTNAKPDGMLLIPKARQAEFVQLMPLRGIPGIGPALEKRLNAWAIKDVADLATMSERDLARATGSSLTARKLAQASHGLDDDPVQPRAPEKSLGAERTFLHDTTSMKQVCDLLRICSNEVATGLRSHGLIARTITVKLRFDDLHYMTKAHTLETPVNSANRIYPQAVGLLKAMLGLPDGAPMDTPLPRLIRLAGVSASGLSRVEDTPIQPSLDDIIHESQRSAGSEAQRLDQAEATMDSIRSRYGKGSVSMGL; from the coding sequence ATGAGCACCGCACCAAGGCTTGCAGCCGCCAAGAAGGACTGGGGACATGACGAGACCGGCTGCACGGTGCTGCACATAGACATGGATGCCTTCTACGCCTCCTGCGAAGTCGCTCGACACCCGCAATTGCAAGGCCGACCGGTCATCATCGGCACCGGACGGCGTTCGGTGGTCTCCGCAGCCAGCTACGAGGCCAGGGCCTTCGGCATCAATTCGGCCATGCCCCTGGCGCGCGCCAGGCGACTGTGCCCGCAGGGGATCTTCCTCCCGGTTGACATGGCCTATTACCGGGGCATTTCACGACGGATATTTGATACGGTTTTCTCACGAATCACCGATCAGATCGAACAGGTCTCTGTGGACGAGTGCTACATGGACGCGTCCGGGGCGCTCATGCGCTGGGGCATGCCCACGGCCATCGCCCAGTGGATCCGAGCCAGCGTGGCCCGCCAATTCCATGTGACCTGCTCGGTAGGCATCGCCACCAACAAGCTAGTTGCCAAGATGGCCTCCACCAACGCCAAACCTGACGGGATGCTGCTGATCCCCAAGGCCCGGCAGGCCGAATTCGTCCAGTTGATGCCCCTGCGTGGCATTCCCGGAATCGGACCGGCCTTGGAGAAGCGGCTCAACGCCTGGGCCATCAAGGATGTGGCCGACCTGGCCACCATGAGCGAGCGGGATCTGGCTCGGGCCACAGGCTCGAGCCTTACAGCCAGGAAGCTGGCACAGGCCTCCCACGGACTGGACGACGATCCAGTCCAGCCACGAGCGCCGGAGAAGTCCCTGGGCGCGGAACGCACCTTTCTGCACGACACCACCAGCATGAAGCAGGTCTGTGACCTCCTGCGCATCTGCAGCAACGAGGTCGCCACCGGACTGCGATCGCACGGCCTAATCGCCCGGACCATCACCGTCAAACTGCGCTTTGATGATCTGCACTATATGACCAAGGCCCACACCCTGGAAACCCCGGTCAACTCAGCCAACCGCATCTATCCGCAAGCAGTCGGCCTGCTCAAGGCCATGCTGGGGCTGCCCGATGGAGCGCCCATGGACACACCCCTTCCCCGTCTGATCCGTCTGGCCGGTGTCAGCGCATCCGGCCTGAGCCGGGTGGAGGACACTCCCATCCAGCCTTCCTTGGACGACATTATCCACGAGAGCCAACGCAGCGCCGGCAGCGAGGCCCAGCGCCTGGATCAGGCAGAGGCCACCATGGACTCCATCAGAAGCCGCTATGGCAAGGGTTCAGTCAGCATGGGCCTCTAA
- a CDS encoding UxaA family hydrolase: MSEAKRHCMIPEGGSTGFVPTCGGGQAVGLEHDYLEDIPARTGQDTILLNPADMVAVAARNLEPGERVMVEGRGEVTVLGRVPRGHKLALQNISKGEDVIKYGYAIGHAKEAISRGQWVHTHNLATNLGADLNYRYQPVADTVKPGSPTGTFQGYRRSTGKVGIRNDLYIVPTVGCINSLCDAMARSFSARHPGNGSFDSVVVARHPYGCSQLGGDLVYTRRCLQDIATHPNAGGVLLVGLGCENNQMEDMLSTLGEYDTNRIRWIICQEVEDELDEADALLDQINEAANDDRREETPLSELKVSVKCGGSDGMSGITANPLVGRFAEWVVAQGGSVVLAEVPEMFGAEQVLMSQARDEQVFHDVVNLINNFKGFFRKYGEVISDNPSPGNKKGGITTLEDKSLGCIRKGGRCEVEDVLNYGDHISRPGLSLLQTPGNDLVSSTGMAAAGAQVVLFTTGRGTPFGTFVPTVKVATNTPLATKKHRWIDFDAGRLLDEPGDQVFNDFRKKVLAVVNGEQTCNERNGMQDIAIFKDGPTE; encoded by the coding sequence ATGAGTGAGGCGAAGAGGCATTGCATGATCCCAGAAGGCGGTTCCACAGGATTCGTCCCCACCTGTGGTGGGGGCCAAGCCGTCGGTTTGGAACACGATTATCTTGAGGACATACCGGCTCGGACCGGCCAGGACACGATTCTGCTCAATCCGGCGGATATGGTGGCTGTCGCTGCCAGGAATCTGGAGCCCGGCGAAAGAGTCATGGTCGAGGGTCGTGGCGAGGTGACGGTGCTCGGACGAGTTCCCCGAGGGCACAAACTCGCGCTTCAGAACATTTCCAAGGGCGAGGACGTCATCAAGTATGGCTATGCCATCGGCCACGCCAAGGAGGCTATCAGTAGGGGGCAATGGGTCCACACGCACAATCTGGCCACCAACCTGGGCGCCGACCTGAACTACCGTTATCAGCCGGTTGCCGACACGGTCAAGCCGGGCAGCCCGACAGGGACCTTCCAAGGGTACAGGCGCTCGACGGGCAAGGTAGGCATCCGCAACGATCTCTACATCGTCCCGACCGTAGGTTGCATCAACAGTCTGTGCGACGCCATGGCGCGGTCTTTCTCAGCCCGCCATCCTGGCAACGGATCTTTTGACTCGGTGGTTGTGGCGCGCCACCCTTATGGATGCTCCCAACTCGGAGGCGATCTAGTCTACACCAGGCGTTGCCTTCAGGACATCGCCACCCATCCTAACGCCGGGGGTGTTCTCCTCGTTGGCCTGGGGTGTGAAAACAATCAGATGGAGGACATGCTGAGCACCCTGGGCGAGTATGACACGAACCGAATTCGTTGGATTATATGCCAGGAAGTGGAGGACGAGCTGGATGAGGCCGATGCCCTCCTGGACCAGATCAACGAGGCTGCAAATGATGACCGTCGTGAAGAGACGCCCCTGTCCGAACTCAAGGTCAGCGTCAAGTGCGGTGGGTCCGACGGAATGTCAGGCATCACGGCCAATCCGCTGGTCGGCCGGTTCGCTGAATGGGTGGTCGCCCAGGGCGGGTCCGTGGTCCTGGCCGAGGTCCCTGAAATGTTCGGGGCAGAACAGGTCCTGATGAGCCAGGCACGCGACGAGCAGGTCTTCCATGATGTCGTCAATCTTATCAATAATTTCAAGGGATTCTTCCGTAAATACGGCGAAGTCATATCCGACAATCCCTCTCCAGGCAACAAGAAGGGCGGAATCACGACTCTGGAGGATAAATCCTTGGGCTGCATCCGCAAAGGTGGCCGTTGCGAGGTCGAGGATGTGCTCAACTATGGCGACCATATCTCCAGACCCGGGCTCTCTCTGCTGCAGACGCCAGGCAACGACCTCGTCTCCAGTACGGGAATGGCTGCAGCAGGAGCGCAAGTGGTCCTCTTCACTACTGGCCGGGGTACTCCTTTCGGAACTTTCGTGCCTACGGTGAAAGTAGCTACCAACACGCCCCTGGCCACCAAGAAACACCGTTGGATCGACTTCGACGCCGGACGTCTTCTGGATGAGCCCGGAGATCAGGTTTTCAATGATTTTCGTAAGAAAGTCCTTGCCGTGGTCAACGGTGAGCAGACCTGCAATGAGCGTAACGGCATGCAGGACATTGCCATATTCAAGGATGGTCCGACTGAATAG
- the fdxA gene encoding ferredoxin: MTYVIAQPCVDVKDKACVDECPVDCIYEGVRSLYINPNECVDCGACEPVCPVEAIFYEDDLPEEWTWYKDAATDFFAQVGDAGGAAAVGPYDHDPEGVAALPPNK, encoded by the coding sequence ATGACCTACGTCATCGCTCAGCCCTGCGTGGACGTCAAGGACAAGGCCTGTGTGGACGAATGCCCGGTGGACTGCATCTACGAGGGCGTCCGTTCGCTCTATATCAACCCCAACGAGTGCGTGGACTGCGGCGCTTGCGAACCGGTCTGCCCGGTGGAGGCCATCTTCTACGAGGACGACCTGCCCGAGGAGTGGACCTGGTACAAGGACGCGGCGACTGATTTCTTCGCCCAGGTGGGGGATGCCGGCGGTGCTGCTGCGGTCGGCCCCTACGATCACGATCCGGAGGGTGTGGCAGCCTTGCCACCCAACAAGTAG
- the dapC gene encoding succinyldiaminopimelate transaminase translates to MGFHPFESPYDWSRIDSYRRCAEQCPGGLVDLSVGSPVDPVPRSVRDALAAAADDGQARGYPKTAGDGSLRQAAADWFRRRRGVDLNALGADLVPTVGSKEAVALMASLLHLGPGDRVVQPTVSYPTYAIGTQLAGAQVTTVDDPTDTDSWVNLPDVRAVWINSPGNPSGRVIGQAGLAKIVRAARSIGVTVLSDECYALLDWSGPTQAGQDAPIPASPCILEPQVCDGDARGILCLYSMSKQSNMAGYRAALVAGDAHLVEAMTAYRKQVGLIVPGPVQRAMRAALEDSEGVKAQREVYSRRLQALAEALRSYGYDAFMPQGGLYIWARARSGDCWADMADLSRLGILASPGEFYGDGHHLRFSSTITDGQLELASARLRSAA, encoded by the coding sequence ATGGGTTTTCATCCTTTCGAATCTCCCTACGACTGGTCAAGGATTGACTCTTACCGGCGGTGTGCTGAGCAGTGTCCCGGCGGTCTGGTCGACCTGTCGGTAGGTTCGCCGGTGGATCCTGTACCCAGATCGGTCAGGGACGCCTTGGCTGCGGCTGCGGATGATGGCCAAGCGCGAGGCTATCCCAAAACTGCCGGTGATGGTTCCCTGAGGCAGGCCGCAGCCGACTGGTTCCGTCGTCGCCGCGGGGTAGACCTGAATGCCCTAGGTGCGGATCTGGTGCCCACGGTTGGGTCCAAGGAGGCGGTGGCGCTCATGGCCTCCCTTCTGCATCTGGGACCGGGGGACCGGGTGGTGCAGCCGACGGTATCCTATCCTACCTACGCCATCGGAACCCAGCTGGCCGGGGCCCAGGTGACGACCGTGGACGATCCGACTGATACGGATTCATGGGTGAATCTGCCCGATGTGCGAGCAGTATGGATCAATTCGCCAGGCAACCCCAGTGGGCGGGTCATCGGCCAAGCCGGGCTGGCTAAGATCGTGCGGGCGGCCCGTTCGATAGGGGTGACGGTCCTGAGTGACGAGTGCTATGCCCTGCTGGATTGGTCAGGGCCCACCCAAGCCGGGCAGGATGCGCCGATCCCCGCCTCGCCCTGTATCCTGGAGCCCCAAGTTTGTGACGGCGATGCCAGAGGGATACTCTGCCTGTACTCAATGAGCAAGCAGTCCAATATGGCTGGGTACAGGGCGGCGCTGGTGGCTGGAGATGCTCATCTGGTGGAGGCCATGACCGCCTACCGCAAGCAGGTGGGACTGATTGTGCCAGGTCCGGTGCAGCGGGCCATGCGGGCCGCTCTGGAGGACAGCGAGGGTGTGAAGGCTCAGCGCGAGGTGTACTCCCGTCGCCTGCAAGCCCTGGCTGAAGCTCTTAGATCTTACGGATACGATGCCTTCATGCCACAGGGGGGTCTTTATATCTGGGCACGAGCCCGCTCGGGAGACTGTTGGGCCGATATGGCAGACCTGTCCCGTCTGGGCATTCTGGCCAGTCCCGGGGAGTTCTACGGGGATGGCCATCATCTGCGGTTCTCGTCAACCATAACTGACGGGCAGCTGGAGCTGGCCTCGGCGCGTCTGCGGAGTGCTGCTTAG
- a CDS encoding amino acid permease codes for MELFRKKSVEQTLAETGEEGRSLKRTLTTWDLAIMAVAVAVGAGIFSVGAQAAAFHAGPAVIISFVIAGIVCAAAVMCYAEFASMIPVSGSAYTFTYNTMGELVAWIIGWDLILEMLMAASVISKYWGVYLNDFIHLMGGTSFSSSFHMGGLDVDLAPLAVVALFTVLLVLGTKLSARFDGALTVLKIGIVVFVIVVGFFYVKLDNYRPFIPPSEPASAVPGASVQGIMGQPLWQWVSGMQPTIYGIPGILSGAALVFFAFVGFDIVATTSEEAKEPHKTIPRGIGLGMLIVITLYILVAIVTTGMVSYKDLAKAKNPSLATGFEMVGAPWAAKIISFGIVVGLTTVVMVLLLGLTRIVFAMSRDGLLPRGLSRTGRYGTPARIQILGGIVVAVVASCFPIDVLSDMVNIGTLSAFLLVAISLPIMRKRRPDLPRSFKMPGNPWVPILIALACLWLMLNLTVLTWIRFVVWLAAGLAIYFCYSYRHSLLGRHQLSGKISQATQAGLD; via the coding sequence ATGGAATTATTCAGGAAGAAATCGGTTGAACAGACCCTGGCAGAGACCGGGGAGGAGGGCAGGTCGCTCAAGCGGACGCTGACCACCTGGGACCTGGCCATCATGGCCGTTGCAGTGGCCGTGGGCGCCGGCATCTTCTCGGTGGGTGCCCAGGCGGCGGCCTTCCATGCGGGCCCGGCCGTCATCATCTCCTTCGTCATAGCAGGCATCGTCTGTGCGGCGGCCGTCATGTGCTACGCGGAGTTCGCCTCCATGATCCCGGTTTCAGGCTCGGCCTACACCTTCACCTACAACACCATGGGCGAACTGGTGGCTTGGATCATCGGCTGGGACCTGATTCTGGAGATGCTCATGGCCGCTTCGGTCATCTCCAAGTACTGGGGCGTCTACTTGAATGACTTCATCCATCTGATGGGCGGCACCTCCTTCAGTTCCAGCTTCCATATGGGCGGCCTAGATGTGGACCTGGCCCCGCTGGCGGTCGTCGCCCTCTTCACGGTTCTTCTGGTCCTGGGCACCAAGCTTTCCGCCCGGTTCGACGGCGCCCTGACCGTCCTCAAGATCGGCATCGTGGTCTTCGTCATCGTGGTGGGCTTCTTCTACGTCAAGTTGGACAACTACCGGCCCTTCATTCCGCCTTCCGAACCTGCCTCGGCCGTTCCGGGAGCCAGTGTGCAGGGAATCATGGGTCAGCCGCTCTGGCAGTGGGTCTCAGGCATGCAGCCCACCATCTACGGCATTCCCGGCATCCTCTCAGGCGCTGCCCTGGTCTTCTTCGCTTTCGTGGGCTTCGACATCGTCGCCACCACCTCCGAGGAGGCCAAGGAGCCCCACAAGACCATTCCCCGTGGAATCGGCCTGGGCATGCTGATCGTCATCACTTTGTACATCCTGGTCGCCATCGTTACCACCGGCATGGTCTCCTACAAGGATCTGGCAAAGGCCAAGAACCCCTCTCTGGCTACCGGCTTTGAGATGGTGGGGGCTCCTTGGGCCGCCAAGATCATCTCCTTCGGCATCGTGGTGGGGCTGACCACCGTGGTCATGGTGCTCCTGCTGGGGCTGACCCGCATCGTCTTCGCCATGAGCCGCGACGGGCTTCTTCCACGTGGCCTGTCTCGCACTGGCCGTTATGGCACGCCGGCCCGCATTCAGATTCTGGGCGGCATCGTGGTGGCCGTGGTCGCCTCTTGCTTCCCTATAGACGTCTTGTCCGACATGGTCAACATCGGCACGCTTTCAGCCTTCCTGCTGGTGGCCATTTCACTGCCCATCATGCGCAAGCGCCGGCCGGATCTGCCCCGGTCCTTCAAGATGCCAGGCAATCCCTGGGTGCCCATTCTGATAGCCCTGGCCTGCCTCTGGCTCATGCTCAACCTGACCGTGCTGACCTGGATTCGATTCGTGGTCTGGCTGGCTGCAGGCCTGGCCATCTATTTCTGCTATTCCTACCGGCACTCCCTGCTCGGTCGTCATCAGCTCAGCGGGAAGATATCCCAGGCCACCCAGGCCGGTCTGGACTGA
- the rplM gene encoding 50S ribosomal protein L13 produces the protein MKTFTPKPADLTHDWYIVDASGVVLGRLAAQVADLLRGKNKPTYAPYADSGNNVIVINASKMVLTGNKNDKVLYTHSGRPGGLRRDSYGQLMEHNPERIIMTAVKGMLPKNKLAKVQLTRLRVFAGEEHPHTSQQPIEYKIHQVAQQAK, from the coding sequence GTGAAGACTTTCACCCCGAAACCAGCCGATCTGACACATGACTGGTATATCGTCGACGCCTCCGGTGTGGTGCTGGGGCGTCTGGCAGCCCAGGTGGCCGATCTGCTGCGTGGCAAGAACAAGCCCACCTATGCGCCCTACGCCGACTCTGGCAACAACGTCATCGTCATCAACGCCTCCAAGATGGTGCTCACGGGCAACAAGAACGACAAGGTGCTCTACACCCACTCCGGTCGTCCCGGCGGTCTGCGTCGCGACTCCTACGGGCAGTTGATGGAGCACAATCCCGAGCGCATCATCATGACGGCGGTCAAGGGCATGTTGCCCAAGAACAAGCTGGCCAAGGTCCAGCTGACCAGGCTGCGGGTCTTCGCAGGCGAGGAGCATCCTCACACCTCACAGCAGCCCATTGAGTACAAGATCCACCAGGTCGCCCAGCAGGCCAAGTAG
- a CDS encoding YigZ family protein: MLTILDTPQKPATGSLTERKSEFIGQACHVEDQEAAIAFVQEVRSQHPKARHICHCAIWGPEGRTSERMSDDGEPSGTAGKPILEVMRRQGLTDCVLTVTRYFGGILLGSGGLIRAYSSAASLALKAARSARVLPTQRFTITLGYPEYDSLRRLIRASGGHVETEDFTDRVRLTYDLEPAAVPAFHGRLDDLLQGRAQPIALGEGRSLIPLSGSQASPAS; the protein is encoded by the coding sequence TTGCTCACCATACTGGATACGCCGCAGAAACCAGCCACAGGCTCACTGACCGAGCGCAAGTCCGAGTTCATCGGTCAGGCCTGCCATGTGGAGGACCAGGAGGCGGCTATTGCCTTCGTCCAGGAGGTCCGCTCGCAACACCCCAAGGCCCGGCACATCTGTCACTGCGCCATCTGGGGACCCGAGGGCCGCACCAGCGAGCGTATGAGCGATGACGGGGAGCCCTCCGGAACAGCCGGCAAGCCCATACTTGAAGTCATGCGGCGGCAGGGGCTGACCGACTGCGTCCTGACGGTGACCCGATACTTCGGGGGGATCCTTCTCGGGTCAGGGGGGTTGATCCGGGCCTATTCCTCAGCAGCCTCCCTGGCGCTCAAGGCGGCGAGATCAGCACGCGTACTCCCGACGCAACGCTTCACGATCACTCTGGGCTATCCAGAGTACGACTCCCTCCGCCGTCTGATCCGCGCCTCTGGTGGGCACGTGGAGACCGAGGACTTCACTGATCGGGTCCGATTGACCTACGACTTGGAGCCCGCAGCCGTGCCGGCCTTTCACGGCCGACTGGACGACCTTCTGCAGGGCCGGGCCCAGCCCATTGCACTTGGCGAAGGCCGCAGCCTGATACCCCTGTCCGGGAGCCAGGCTTCGCCTGCCTCATGA
- the rpsI gene encoding 30S ribosomal protein S9, with product MADNNNSSAVLEAEETSASYTSETNAGAGTGTSAIEPGYGTGRRKEAVARVRLIPGSGKWSINGHNLEEYFPSKLHQREVNSPIVLLKLENKFDVVVRVEGGGVTGQAGAVRLGVARALNAIDRDANRPALKKAGFLTRDARVVERKKAGLHKARRAPQFSKR from the coding sequence ATGGCTGACAACAACAACAGCTCCGCGGTTCTTGAGGCCGAGGAGACCAGCGCTTCCTACACTTCCGAGACTAATGCCGGTGCGGGCACCGGCACCTCCGCCATCGAGCCAGGCTACGGCACCGGTCGCCGTAAGGAGGCAGTCGCCCGCGTCCGTCTGATCCCGGGCTCCGGCAAGTGGAGCATCAATGGGCACAACTTGGAGGAGTACTTCCCTAGCAAGCTGCACCAGCGGGAGGTCAACTCGCCCATCGTGTTGCTCAAGCTCGAGAACAAGTTCGACGTGGTTGTGCGCGTCGAGGGCGGCGGCGTGACCGGCCAGGCTGGCGCAGTCCGTCTGGGCGTCGCACGCGCCCTGAACGCCATCGATCGGGACGCCAACCGTCCTGCCCTGAAGAAGGCCGGGTTCCTGACCCGCGACGCCCGCGTGGTGGAGCGCAAGAAGGCAGGTCTGCACAAGGCCCGTCGCGCGCCGCAGTTCTCCAAGCGTTGA